CACGGCACTCAGCAGGGCGCGCACGCTAACCCCCTCCAGCGCTGGAGGTGCTTGGAAGCCGAGGAACAAGCCTCTGCGCGCTCTCTCCTCAGGCTTCAGCGCCGTCACATCTTCTCCGTTGAGGAGAATTCTACCCCCCACGACCTCGTAGCGCGGATGCCCTGCGAGGCTTAAAGCCAGCGTGCTCTTCCCGCTTCCGTTAGGCCCCATCATCGCCACTACGCTACCCTGGGGAACGGAGAAGCTGACGCCGCGCACTACTTCTCTGCCACTTACTCTCACGTGCAGGTTCACTACTTCGAGGCCCACCATTCTCTATGACAGTGTCATTAGGCAGAGGGCCGGCTATAAAGCTTTCCGTAGAGGTAGGCGCGGGTCTAAGTAAAAACGGGCTGTTGAGAACGGGGCAGAGGGGGTTACTCTTTGGGCTCGATCTTCATGCTGGCGACGTGGAAGATCTCGGAGCCTATGTAGAGGGCTAAACCCCCTAGCAGCACGAGAAGTCCAGCTATCAGCGCAGGTATCAGCAGCACGGCAGCTGCGACCAAAGAGGAGAGGCCAGCCATCCTGAACCTGCTCGCTCTGCAGTAGTGCTCGTGAGTGTACAGCGCGAATGCGGCGCCCGCGAACGCGATCACTGCGAGGATTATGTACTCGGTGAAGATTCTCGGCGGAAGCCCCGAGGGGTGCGCGAAGTACTCGAGAGCGAACTTCAGGGACCAGTAGATTCCGTACACTACCGCTGTAAGCACTCCAACTCTAACGCTTATCTCGCCAACCCTGATAAGGTTCTGCGCCGTTTGTACCCAGGAGCCGCTCATCGCAGACATAGCCATTGCCCTCTTGGGGAAAACCCATTTAAAGGTATTGCTAATTCAAGAGCCGCCCCAAGATGGAAGTTCCAGAGGGATTCCGGCTTAGGGTAGCTATCACGCTCCTGCTCGGACTAGTGACCGCTCTAGTGGCGACCCTCCTCGAGCTATCCCCCGTGAAGATTCTCTCCCTAACAGTGTTTATGACAAAGACCTACGCGACACTACTCCTCTGGAGCTACAGGCTGGTGTTCGCTTTCTTAGGAATTTTCTTCTTAATGGCTCTTGGCGTGCTCGACGTACCCCACCTGGTCGAGTTCGCCTACTTGGACGTCATCCTCTTCCTGATAGCCATGATGACATTCATCGGCTTTCTAGAGGAAGATGGCTTTTTCGATTTCATTGTTTCGAAAGTAGCGGAAGCCACACGAGCCAGCTTTAAGGCAATGTTCTTCGTGCTCATCATCGTCTCCGCGTTCTTGGCCGCCCTGATAGACGAAGTCACTTCAATACTCATTGTCTCGGCGCTAGCTCTAAGCATCTCGGAGAGGATGCAGATACCCCCCTTCCCTCTGCTGCTAGCCATAATCTTCGCCACTAATATCGGCAGCAGCGCGACAGTTGTCGGCAACCCCGTAGGAGTGATGATTGCTTTCTCAGCGGGCCTCACCTTCATGGATTTCCTGCGCTGGGCTACCCCGATTTCCCTCATGGCTGTGCTTCTCACAGCTACGATACTGCGATTTCAGTTCAGGGCCTACATCGAGGAGGGAAGCGCGAAAGCGCACAAGCTGCTGGGCGAATGGCAGCAGCCTTCTGCGCGCATTAATCGGCAAAGGCTTCTCCTCGATGGAGTTCTGTTCACCGCCGTGATGGTGGCGCTGGCACTCCATCACCCGCTCGAGGAGGCGCTCGGCCTAGAGAAGAACACGCTACTTCTCGCTATACCAATGCTGGCATCGGGCATAGTACTCCTCCTGGACCCGGTAAGGGGCTTCGAGGCTTTCGAGAAGAGAGTCGAGTGGAGGACCATCGTGTTCTTCCTCCTACTCTTCGCTTCCGTGGGAACGCTGAAGTACGTTGGCCTCGTCGAGGACTTCTCAGCGGGAATAATGAGAATTGCCGGCCACAGCCTCGAGTCGTTAATCGCGACATTCGTCCCCCTAGCCTCCCTTATGAGCGCGACGCTTGACAACGTCCTAGCAGTAGCTATCCTCGTCCCGGTCGTCCGGGATCTGAGCGCTTACGGAGTACCCTCGTACCCCCTGTGGTGGATAGCGCTCTTCGCGGCCTGCTACTCCGCTAACTTCACCCCAGTCGGCAGCACCGCCAACATCGTCGCTGCAGGTCTACTCGAGAGGAGGGGTCACCGGATAAGCTTCGCCGAGTGGCTCAAGGCGAGCATACCGGTGACGCTCGCAACGCTAGCTCTATCGACACTCCTGGTCTACGTCCAGATCCCGCTGATGCCAACCAGCTGATCCCCGGGCTTTTCGAGAAGCTTTCTGCTCTCTTTTTTCCCGGATCTTCTCGCAGTCGTCCATGACGCCGCTCTTATTCTCGCTGCGCGGGGCTGCGAGTGCCCGGCGGGCCTAGCTGGCAAAGTCCCACTCCTCTAAGTTCGAGACGATATCTGCGAGAATTTCCTTCGAAACTTCCCTAGGTAGCGAAAGGAAGAGCTTCACGAGGTGTTTGCAGAACCTCTTCGACTCCAGCAGCTTCTTCCAGTCTTCACAGTCGTGGTAGAGCCTTCTGCCCGCTCTGTCTACCTCGACCTGGTAGCTCTTTACGCGGGCGGAGACACCGTTCTCAGTCAAGCTGTACTGCACCTCCGAGCTGCTGATCTCCAGCCCCCGCTGGAACCTCCGCTCCCCAGCTAGCGCCTTGAGAACCTCTTCAACCCTGCCGCTCTCGAGCTCCTTAACCGCGCCCCAGCCGATCGGCGGAGCGGCGGCGAAGTACCTATCCATCCTGGCTAAGGCTTCCAGCTGCCTCCTCCCCGCGAGCCCGAGGAGCGAGAGCATCTGCAGCGCGTTGTGGGGGGCGAAGCCTCTGAAGTGGTTGTTGAAGTAGCCGAGAACCACGCTGACCTGCTCCGCCAGCTGCTTCAACCTCTCGGCCCAGGGCTCCAGCTCCTCCAAGCTGTAGTGGTAGTAGTACCAGGGCCTCTCCCCCCTCCCGTGCCACCTCACGTACGAGAACCCTGCCGTGACCTCGACAGCCGGTGGGAGAAGAGGCTCGTCGACAACCACGTAGCCGACCTCGTACCTCCGGAGCAGAGCGAACACTTCCCCGCTCAGCCAGCTGGGGTCGCGGAACTCGACAGCAACTCTGACCCCCTCCGGCAGGGCGGCGAGGAACTCCTCAAACCACGGGATCTCCTCCCTGCCTCTAGGTGGCAGCTGGACCAGGACGGCGCCCAGCTTTCCTTGAGCAGCGAGGGGGCG
This region of Thermofilum sp. genomic DNA includes:
- a CDS encoding SLC13 family permease; its protein translation is MEVPEGFRLRVAITLLLGLVTALVATLLELSPVKILSLTVFMTKTYATLLLWSYRLVFAFLGIFFLMALGVLDVPHLVEFAYLDVILFLIAMMTFIGFLEEDGFFDFIVSKVAEATRASFKAMFFVLIIVSAFLAALIDEVTSILIVSALALSISERMQIPPFPLLLAIIFATNIGSSATVVGNPVGVMIAFSAGLTFMDFLRWATPISLMAVLLTATILRFQFRAYIEEGSAKAHKLLGEWQQPSARINRQRLLLDGVLFTAVMVALALHHPLEEALGLEKNTLLLAIPMLASGIVLLLDPVRGFEAFEKRVEWRTIVFFLLLFASVGTLKYVGLVEDFSAGIMRIAGHSLESLIATFVPLASLMSATLDNVLAVAILVPVVRDLSAYGVPSYPLWWIALFAACYSANFTPVGSTANIVAAGLLERRGHRISFAEWLKASIPVTLATLALSTLLVYVQIPLMPTS
- a CDS encoding DUF72 domain-containing protein, yielding MSLEEFLGLGRREARIRIGTSGWDYEDWVGPLYESEKGMLSSYMKLFDTVEVNSSFYTLLSEKFYEGLARSAPPGFLFSVKMYRGITHRKLLNPKLAEAEIDVFFKSVRPLAAQGKLGAVLVQLPPRGREEIPWFEEFLAALPEGVRVAVEFRDPSWLSGEVFALLRRYEVGYVVVDEPLLPPAVEVTAGFSYVRWHGRGERPWYYYHYSLEELEPWAERLKQLAEQVSVVLGYFNNHFRGFAPHNALQMLSLLGLAGRRQLEALARMDRYFAAAPPIGWGAVKELESGRVEEVLKALAGERRFQRGLEISSSEVQYSLTENGVSARVKSYQVEVDRAGRRLYHDCEDWKKLLESKRFCKHLVKLFLSLPREVSKEILADIVSNLEEWDFAS